The Chroicocephalus ridibundus chromosome 17, bChrRid1.1, whole genome shotgun sequence genome window below encodes:
- the FAM117A gene encoding protein FAM117A isoform X2, protein MLPFINPRNCVRLEAEYGPGPEAASVPCAAAVEKTCRPRQPHVRRTSSLDTIVGSYLLGQWPRDAEGAPASCMNDKATQTPVSWHDAEVGKASSGAHKRSASWGSTDHRREIAKLKQQLQRTKLNGRSGKEKEKSSPLQGDHAVLGSLRDSPSGFLSPSPILRLSPCLHRSLEGLNQELEEVFVKEQGDEELLRILDVPDGHRAPAPAQRGSGDASLTLEPSSGSCSSLSLSPSPSVPLRLSPHTPVRLAAEEPSSAADEAQPDPKEKEEGSPSPVLAFASSPRPNHSYMFKREPPEGCEKVRAFEEASSPSPDQPFQPSCPDKNKVHFNPTGSAFCPVSLVKPLFPNVGFLFRGFPASSSAGAGTFTSCQPTAPAPFLGVRKDAAVDGFSEASKSPSLNYEHWKRGQPEESVVFHSSLVV, encoded by the exons ATGCTTCCTTTCATAAACCCACGTAACTGTGTCCGTCTGGAGGCAGAATATGGGCCTGGACCCGAAGCAG CTAGCGTTCCCTGCGCTGCTGCTGTTGAGAAGACCTGCCGTCCCCGGCAGCCCCATGTGCGGCGCACCTCTTCGCTGGACACCATTGTGGGCTCCTACCTTTTGGGACAGTGGCCAAGGGACGCCGAAGGAGCTCCCGCTTCGTGCATGAATGACAAAGCTACCCAG ACTCCAGTGTCCTGGCATGACGCGGAAGTGGGGAAAGCCAGCTCCGGTGCTCACAAGCGTTCTGCTTCTTGGGGTAGCACAGATCACCGCAGAGAG ATTGCCAAactgaagcagcagctccagcgaACAAAGCTAAATGGCAGAAgtggcaaagaaaaggagaagagctcCCCGCTCCAGGGGGACCATGCTGTCCTTGGATCGCTCAGG GACTCTCCTTCAGGCTTCCTTTCTCCATCTCCCATTTTGAGGCTCAGCCCCTGCTTGCACAGGAGCCTGGAAGGGCTGaaccaggagctggaggaagtgTTTGTGAAGGAACAGGGGGACGAAGAGCTTCTGCGG ATACTGGATGTCCCAGATGGCCACAGGGCTCCGGCGCCTGCCCAGAGGGGCTCTGGAGATGCGTCCCTGACTCTGGAGCCCAGcagtggcagctgcagcagcctttctctttctccttccccttccgtGCCTCTCCGCCTTTCTCCACACACCCCGGTGAGACTGGCAGCAGAAGAACCCTCCTCTGCGGCGGACGAGGCACAGCCAGATCCAAAGGAGAAAG AGGAGGGCAGCCCTTCACCAGTCCTGGCCTTTGCTTCTTCTCCTCGGCCCAACCACAGCTACATGTTTAAACGGGAACCTCCGGAGGGATGTGAGAAGGTCCGGGCCTTTGAAGAAGCTTC ctcccccagcccagatCAGCCGTTTCAGCCTTCCTGCCCGGATAAGAACAAAGTGCACTTCAACCCCACCGGTTCCGCCTTCTGCCCCGTCAGCCTGGTGAAGCCTCTTTTCCCAAACGTGGGTTTCCTCTTCCGGGGCTTCCCAGCTTCTTCCAGCGCTGGCGCGGGCACGTTTACATCCTGCCAGCCCACAGCCCCCGCTCCCTTCCTCGGGGTGCGGAAGGACGCTGCAGTAGACGGCTTCAGCGAGGCCTCCAAGTCTCCTTCACTGAATTACGAACACTGGAAACGCGGCCAGCCCGAGGAGAGCGTCGTCTTCCACAGCTCTCTGGTGGTGTGA
- the FAM117A gene encoding protein FAM117A isoform X1, with protein sequence MLPFINPRNCVRLEAEYGPGPEAASVPCAAAVEKTCRPRQPHVRRTSSLDTIVGSYLLGQWPRDAEGAPASCMNDKATQPCFSSLQTPVSWHDAEVGKASSGAHKRSASWGSTDHRREIAKLKQQLQRTKLNGRSGKEKEKSSPLQGDHAVLGSLRDSPSGFLSPSPILRLSPCLHRSLEGLNQELEEVFVKEQGDEELLRILDVPDGHRAPAPAQRGSGDASLTLEPSSGSCSSLSLSPSPSVPLRLSPHTPVRLAAEEPSSAADEAQPDPKEKEEGSPSPVLAFASSPRPNHSYMFKREPPEGCEKVRAFEEASSPSPDQPFQPSCPDKNKVHFNPTGSAFCPVSLVKPLFPNVGFLFRGFPASSSAGAGTFTSCQPTAPAPFLGVRKDAAVDGFSEASKSPSLNYEHWKRGQPEESVVFHSSLVV encoded by the exons ATGCTTCCTTTCATAAACCCACGTAACTGTGTCCGTCTGGAGGCAGAATATGGGCCTGGACCCGAAGCAG CTAGCGTTCCCTGCGCTGCTGCTGTTGAGAAGACCTGCCGTCCCCGGCAGCCCCATGTGCGGCGCACCTCTTCGCTGGACACCATTGTGGGCTCCTACCTTTTGGGACAGTGGCCAAGGGACGCCGAAGGAGCTCCCGCTTCGTGCATGAATGACAAAGCTACCCAG CCGTGTTTCTCGTCACTTCAGACTCCAGTGTCCTGGCATGACGCGGAAGTGGGGAAAGCCAGCTCCGGTGCTCACAAGCGTTCTGCTTCTTGGGGTAGCACAGATCACCGCAGAGAG ATTGCCAAactgaagcagcagctccagcgaACAAAGCTAAATGGCAGAAgtggcaaagaaaaggagaagagctcCCCGCTCCAGGGGGACCATGCTGTCCTTGGATCGCTCAGG GACTCTCCTTCAGGCTTCCTTTCTCCATCTCCCATTTTGAGGCTCAGCCCCTGCTTGCACAGGAGCCTGGAAGGGCTGaaccaggagctggaggaagtgTTTGTGAAGGAACAGGGGGACGAAGAGCTTCTGCGG ATACTGGATGTCCCAGATGGCCACAGGGCTCCGGCGCCTGCCCAGAGGGGCTCTGGAGATGCGTCCCTGACTCTGGAGCCCAGcagtggcagctgcagcagcctttctctttctccttccccttccgtGCCTCTCCGCCTTTCTCCACACACCCCGGTGAGACTGGCAGCAGAAGAACCCTCCTCTGCGGCGGACGAGGCACAGCCAGATCCAAAGGAGAAAG AGGAGGGCAGCCCTTCACCAGTCCTGGCCTTTGCTTCTTCTCCTCGGCCCAACCACAGCTACATGTTTAAACGGGAACCTCCGGAGGGATGTGAGAAGGTCCGGGCCTTTGAAGAAGCTTC ctcccccagcccagatCAGCCGTTTCAGCCTTCCTGCCCGGATAAGAACAAAGTGCACTTCAACCCCACCGGTTCCGCCTTCTGCCCCGTCAGCCTGGTGAAGCCTCTTTTCCCAAACGTGGGTTTCCTCTTCCGGGGCTTCCCAGCTTCTTCCAGCGCTGGCGCGGGCACGTTTACATCCTGCCAGCCCACAGCCCCCGCTCCCTTCCTCGGGGTGCGGAAGGACGCTGCAGTAGACGGCTTCAGCGAGGCCTCCAAGTCTCCTTCACTGAATTACGAACACTGGAAACGCGGCCAGCCCGAGGAGAGCGTCGTCTTCCACAGCTCTCTGGTGGTGTGA
- the FAM117A gene encoding protein FAM117A isoform X4, translated as MNDKATQPCFSSLQTPVSWHDAEVGKASSGAHKRSASWGSTDHRREIAKLKQQLQRTKLNGRSGKEKEKSSPLQGDHAVLGSLRDSPSGFLSPSPILRLSPCLHRSLEGLNQELEEVFVKEQGDEELLRILDVPDGHRAPAPAQRGSGDASLTLEPSSGSCSSLSLSPSPSVPLRLSPHTPVRLAAEEPSSAADEAQPDPKEKEEGSPSPVLAFASSPRPNHSYMFKREPPEGCEKVRAFEEASSPSPDQPFQPSCPDKNKVHFNPTGSAFCPVSLVKPLFPNVGFLFRGFPASSSAGAGTFTSCQPTAPAPFLGVRKDAAVDGFSEASKSPSLNYEHWKRGQPEESVVFHSSLVV; from the exons ATGAATGACAAAGCTACCCAG CCGTGTTTCTCGTCACTTCAGACTCCAGTGTCCTGGCATGACGCGGAAGTGGGGAAAGCCAGCTCCGGTGCTCACAAGCGTTCTGCTTCTTGGGGTAGCACAGATCACCGCAGAGAG ATTGCCAAactgaagcagcagctccagcgaACAAAGCTAAATGGCAGAAgtggcaaagaaaaggagaagagctcCCCGCTCCAGGGGGACCATGCTGTCCTTGGATCGCTCAGG GACTCTCCTTCAGGCTTCCTTTCTCCATCTCCCATTTTGAGGCTCAGCCCCTGCTTGCACAGGAGCCTGGAAGGGCTGaaccaggagctggaggaagtgTTTGTGAAGGAACAGGGGGACGAAGAGCTTCTGCGG ATACTGGATGTCCCAGATGGCCACAGGGCTCCGGCGCCTGCCCAGAGGGGCTCTGGAGATGCGTCCCTGACTCTGGAGCCCAGcagtggcagctgcagcagcctttctctttctccttccccttccgtGCCTCTCCGCCTTTCTCCACACACCCCGGTGAGACTGGCAGCAGAAGAACCCTCCTCTGCGGCGGACGAGGCACAGCCAGATCCAAAGGAGAAAG AGGAGGGCAGCCCTTCACCAGTCCTGGCCTTTGCTTCTTCTCCTCGGCCCAACCACAGCTACATGTTTAAACGGGAACCTCCGGAGGGATGTGAGAAGGTCCGGGCCTTTGAAGAAGCTTC ctcccccagcccagatCAGCCGTTTCAGCCTTCCTGCCCGGATAAGAACAAAGTGCACTTCAACCCCACCGGTTCCGCCTTCTGCCCCGTCAGCCTGGTGAAGCCTCTTTTCCCAAACGTGGGTTTCCTCTTCCGGGGCTTCCCAGCTTCTTCCAGCGCTGGCGCGGGCACGTTTACATCCTGCCAGCCCACAGCCCCCGCTCCCTTCCTCGGGGTGCGGAAGGACGCTGCAGTAGACGGCTTCAGCGAGGCCTCCAAGTCTCCTTCACTGAATTACGAACACTGGAAACGCGGCCAGCCCGAGGAGAGCGTCGTCTTCCACAGCTCTCTGGTGGTGTGA
- the FAM117A gene encoding protein FAM117A isoform X3, with amino-acid sequence MAGAGGGRGGAGGLQPLRATVPFQLQQRRGEGGRAASVPCAAAVEKTCRPRQPHVRRTSSLDTIVGSYLLGQWPRDAEGAPASCMNDKATQPCFSSLQTPVSWHDAEVGKASSGAHKRSASWGSTDHRREIAKLKQQLQRTKLNGRSGKEKEKSSPLQGDHAVLGSLRDSPSGFLSPSPILRLSPCLHRSLEGLNQELEEVFVKEQGDEELLRILDVPDGHRAPAPAQRGSGDASLTLEPSSGSCSSLSLSPSPSVPLRLSPHTPVRLAAEEPSSAADEAQPDPKEKEEGSPSPVLAFASSPRPNHSYMFKREPPEGCEKVRAFEEASSPSPDQPFQPSCPDKNKVHFNPTGSAFCPVSLVKPLFPNVGFLFRGFPASSSAGAGTFTSCQPTAPAPFLGVRKDAAVDGFSEASKSPSLNYEHWKRGQPEESVVFHSSLVV; translated from the exons ATGGCGGGGGCGGgtggcggccgcggcggggccggggggctccAGCCGCTCCGCGCCACCGTCCCCTTCCAGCTCCAGCAACGCCGCGGAGAGGGGGGCCGGGCAG CTAGCGTTCCCTGCGCTGCTGCTGTTGAGAAGACCTGCCGTCCCCGGCAGCCCCATGTGCGGCGCACCTCTTCGCTGGACACCATTGTGGGCTCCTACCTTTTGGGACAGTGGCCAAGGGACGCCGAAGGAGCTCCCGCTTCGTGCATGAATGACAAAGCTACCCAG CCGTGTTTCTCGTCACTTCAGACTCCAGTGTCCTGGCATGACGCGGAAGTGGGGAAAGCCAGCTCCGGTGCTCACAAGCGTTCTGCTTCTTGGGGTAGCACAGATCACCGCAGAGAG ATTGCCAAactgaagcagcagctccagcgaACAAAGCTAAATGGCAGAAgtggcaaagaaaaggagaagagctcCCCGCTCCAGGGGGACCATGCTGTCCTTGGATCGCTCAGG GACTCTCCTTCAGGCTTCCTTTCTCCATCTCCCATTTTGAGGCTCAGCCCCTGCTTGCACAGGAGCCTGGAAGGGCTGaaccaggagctggaggaagtgTTTGTGAAGGAACAGGGGGACGAAGAGCTTCTGCGG ATACTGGATGTCCCAGATGGCCACAGGGCTCCGGCGCCTGCCCAGAGGGGCTCTGGAGATGCGTCCCTGACTCTGGAGCCCAGcagtggcagctgcagcagcctttctctttctccttccccttccgtGCCTCTCCGCCTTTCTCCACACACCCCGGTGAGACTGGCAGCAGAAGAACCCTCCTCTGCGGCGGACGAGGCACAGCCAGATCCAAAGGAGAAAG AGGAGGGCAGCCCTTCACCAGTCCTGGCCTTTGCTTCTTCTCCTCGGCCCAACCACAGCTACATGTTTAAACGGGAACCTCCGGAGGGATGTGAGAAGGTCCGGGCCTTTGAAGAAGCTTC ctcccccagcccagatCAGCCGTTTCAGCCTTCCTGCCCGGATAAGAACAAAGTGCACTTCAACCCCACCGGTTCCGCCTTCTGCCCCGTCAGCCTGGTGAAGCCTCTTTTCCCAAACGTGGGTTTCCTCTTCCGGGGCTTCCCAGCTTCTTCCAGCGCTGGCGCGGGCACGTTTACATCCTGCCAGCCCACAGCCCCCGCTCCCTTCCTCGGGGTGCGGAAGGACGCTGCAGTAGACGGCTTCAGCGAGGCCTCCAAGTCTCCTTCACTGAATTACGAACACTGGAAACGCGGCCAGCCCGAGGAGAGCGTCGTCTTCCACAGCTCTCTGGTGGTGTGA